In the Opitutia bacterium genome, one interval contains:
- the lpdA gene encoding dihydrolipoyl dehydrogenase codes for MSEAIYDLVVIGGGPAGYAAAIRAGQLGKKVACIELERAGGTCLNWGCIPTKALLKSAELFRTIQKAESYGLSVQGASFDFRKVVERSRGVSAQMAKGIEFLFRKNKVEYFIGRGQVTVPGMVEIVDGENKGKFFRTKNILLATGQKPRALPGLPVDGVRVMTSREALAATALPKSIAIIGAGAIGVEFAYFFNAFGAKVTLIEMLPQILPVEDEEVAKTLERSFAKQGIAVHTATKSENIRVGEKTVKLDLVKDGAKTELEVDTVLVAIGIVSAIEGLFSAKVKVETDRGFVKVDANYQTSVPGIYAAGDIQGPPWLAHVATFRAVQAVNGIFGHSKPKQVGNFPGCTYCQPQVASTGLTEKACKEKGLAYKIGKFPFTAVGKAVAGGETEGFVKVVSEAKTGEILGVHIIGNEATELIAEYGLAMNLEATVEEIHHTIHAHPTLSEALGEAAAATTNEAIHI; via the coding sequence ATGTCAGAAGCAATCTACGACTTGGTAGTCATCGGTGGCGGCCCGGCCGGTTACGCGGCGGCCATTCGTGCCGGTCAGCTCGGCAAGAAGGTCGCGTGCATCGAACTCGAGCGCGCCGGCGGCACCTGCCTCAACTGGGGCTGCATCCCGACGAAGGCGTTGCTGAAGAGCGCCGAACTTTTCCGCACGATTCAGAAGGCCGAAAGCTACGGCCTCAGCGTGCAGGGCGCGTCATTCGATTTCCGCAAGGTCGTGGAGCGTTCGCGCGGCGTGTCTGCGCAGATGGCCAAGGGCATCGAGTTCCTCTTCCGCAAGAACAAGGTCGAATACTTCATCGGCCGCGGCCAGGTGACCGTGCCCGGCATGGTCGAGATCGTGGACGGTGAGAACAAAGGAAAATTCTTCCGCACGAAAAATATCCTCCTCGCGACCGGCCAGAAACCCCGCGCGTTGCCCGGTCTGCCGGTCGATGGCGTGCGCGTGATGACCTCCCGCGAGGCACTCGCAGCGACCGCGCTGCCGAAATCGATCGCCATCATCGGCGCCGGCGCGATCGGCGTGGAGTTCGCGTATTTCTTCAATGCCTTCGGCGCGAAGGTCACGTTGATCGAGATGCTGCCGCAGATTCTTCCCGTGGAAGACGAGGAAGTCGCCAAGACGCTCGAACGCAGCTTCGCCAAGCAAGGCATCGCGGTCCACACCGCCACGAAGAGCGAGAATATCCGCGTCGGCGAAAAGACCGTGAAGCTCGACCTCGTGAAAGACGGCGCGAAGACCGAACTCGAAGTCGACACCGTGCTCGTAGCCATCGGCATCGTGTCCGCGATCGAGGGCTTGTTCTCCGCCAAGGTGAAGGTCGAGACCGACCGCGGCTTCGTGAAGGTCGACGCCAATTACCAGACCAGCGTTCCCGGCATCTATGCCGCGGGCGACATTCAGGGCCCGCCGTGGCTCGCACACGTCGCGACCTTCCGCGCGGTGCAGGCGGTCAACGGCATCTTCGGCCACAGCAAGCCGAAGCAGGTCGGCAATTTTCCCGGCTGCACCTATTGCCAGCCGCAGGTCGCGAGCACCGGCCTGACCGAGAAGGCCTGCAAGGAAAAGGGCCTCGCCTACAAGATCGGCAAGTTCCCCTTCACCGCGGTCGGCAAGGCCGTCGCGGGCGGCGAGACCGAAGGTTTCGTCAAGGTCGTCAGCGAGGCGAAGACTGGCGAAATTCTCGGCGTCCACATCATCGGCAACGAAGCGACCGAACTCATCGCCGAATACGGTCTGGCGATGAATCTCGAGGCCACCGTGGAGGAAATCCATCACACGATCCACGCGCACCCGACGTTGTCCGAGGCGCTCGGCGAAGCGGCCGCGGCGACGACCAACGAGGCGATTCACATCTGA
- a CDS encoding glycosyltransferase yields MKILIVQDYLRSGGTERHAVFLGAAAAKAGHEVTLLTFRPRGALGDDADNQPFAFKSLQPFDLHLDWFAPGLLRAATEAAPDLVLCMGRMANCYAGFIQKRLPHAVVVCTMRTGKSLPYLFRRSLRLCRHVIANSHVAKRVLTDDHDIASHKITVIHNPVLRSHDVDGARNTALRRFYGANPSTVVMLNVAMFRPEKNQRELIEICSKLPGYLDWQLWLAGDGVERKRCERLAHDLGLGGRVRFLGYQPEPTPLYHASDLAVLASQSESLSNFLIESQLHGLPAVAYDIVGVGECFIPGQSGVLLKNKDQAGFVDALDRLIREPGLRRRYSDTARQHARAEFTAERQINAHLKLFAELVKV; encoded by the coding sequence ATGAAAATCCTGATCGTCCAAGACTACCTGCGCAGCGGCGGCACCGAACGCCACGCCGTGTTCCTCGGCGCCGCGGCCGCCAAAGCCGGGCACGAGGTCACGCTGCTCACCTTCCGCCCGCGCGGTGCGCTCGGGGACGATGCGGATAACCAGCCCTTCGCGTTCAAGTCGCTCCAACCCTTCGACCTCCACCTCGACTGGTTCGCTCCCGGCCTGCTCCGCGCCGCCACCGAAGCCGCGCCCGATCTGGTGCTCTGCATGGGCCGCATGGCGAACTGCTACGCCGGCTTCATCCAAAAACGCCTGCCGCACGCCGTCGTCGTCTGCACGATGCGCACCGGCAAATCGCTCCCCTACCTCTTCCGCCGCTCGCTCCGCCTCTGCCGCCACGTCATCGCCAACAGCCACGTCGCGAAGCGCGTGCTGACCGACGACCACGACATCGCCTCGCACAAAATCACCGTCATCCACAACCCCGTGCTCCGGTCGCACGACGTCGACGGCGCGCGCAACACCGCTCTGCGCCGCTTCTACGGCGCCAATCCGAGCACCGTCGTGATGCTGAACGTCGCGATGTTCCGCCCGGAAAAAAACCAGCGCGAGCTGATCGAAATCTGCTCCAAGCTCCCCGGCTACCTCGACTGGCAGCTCTGGCTCGCCGGCGACGGCGTGGAGCGCAAACGCTGCGAACGCCTCGCCCACGACCTCGGCCTCGGTGGCCGCGTGCGCTTCCTCGGCTACCAGCCCGAGCCCACGCCGCTCTATCACGCCTCCGATCTCGCCGTGCTCGCCTCGCAAAGCGAGTCGCTGTCGAACTTCCTCATCGAGTCGCAGCTCCACGGCCTGCCGGCCGTCGCCTACGACATCGTCGGCGTTGGCGAGTGCTTCATCCCCGGCCAATCCGGCGTGCTCTTGAAAAACAAGGATCAAGCCGGCTTCGTCGACGCGCTCGACCGCCTCATCCGCGAGCCCGGCCTGCGCCGCCGCTACAGCGACACCGCGCGCCAACACGCTCGCGCCGAATTCACGGCCGAGCGCCAGATCAACGCGCACCTGAAACTCTTCGCCGAACTGGTGAAGGTGTGA
- a CDS encoding phage holin family protein: MNNPFVNLLVRWMVLALGVVLSATLVPGIHYDTAGTLAVVVILLSFFNAVLKPLMVLFTLPFIVLSLGIGVWIINAVLFYFVGKLVDGFHVAGFGSALLGAAVVSLTNLILTRMLKSAAVPPTPPPPRGPRRDEKRDDVIDI, translated from the coding sequence ATGAACAACCCGTTCGTCAACCTGCTCGTGCGGTGGATGGTGCTCGCGCTCGGCGTCGTGCTCAGCGCGACGCTCGTGCCCGGCATTCATTACGACACGGCGGGGACGCTGGCGGTCGTGGTAATTTTGCTGAGCTTCTTCAACGCCGTGCTGAAACCGCTGATGGTGCTCTTCACGCTGCCGTTCATCGTGCTGTCGCTCGGCATCGGTGTGTGGATCATCAACGCGGTGCTGTTCTACTTCGTGGGCAAGCTCGTGGACGGTTTCCACGTCGCGGGTTTCGGCTCGGCGCTGCTGGGTGCGGCCGTGGTGAGCCTCACGAACTTAATTCTCACGCGGATGCTGAAGAGCGCGGCCGTGCCGCCGACCCCGCCGCCGCCGCGCGGCCCGCGTCGCGACGAGAAGCGCGACGACGTGATCGATATCTGA
- the uvrA gene encoding excinuclease ABC subunit UvrA, whose translation MSVRPSSPEFIRLRGVRQNNLKGFDLDLPLGKYIVVTGLSGAGKSSLVFDTLHAEGQRRYVETFSAYTRQFLDLLDKPKVDSVENIRPSIAIEQTNTVKTSRSTVGTMTELTDFAKVWFSHVSECFDPATGEKVEDDTPQTIWAKTFAAHPAATLLVAFKVAKPDKLPWSEILPPLKNQGYTRVLTPDKKSDALALATLDDLLAAKPDSALKHATHLFVVQDRLRIAAESKSRFLEATETALHFGQGEVFLFSANSAPVASGSQPSALSSQPFPPAGHYSRGLHSPKTGRTFRPASPALFSFNSPVGACPVCRGFGRVIDIDYRLAIPDHSLSIEQGAVKPWEGEIYGESKRDLLQFTKKLGIPTNIPFADLTPEHKAFIIDGSPGYDSEDPTRRWPKFWYGLRGFFRYLEKTTYKMHVRVFLSRYRAYNPCPECHGARLQPEALCWKWRGYTLPQLYQLPVSDLLALVREHGAPKRDSADTSARHQRDLAYDSIVTRLRYLEQVGLGYLTLDRSSRTLSGGEVERVNLTSCLGTSLVDTLFVLDEPSVGLHPRDIDRLIGIIRTLTDAGNTVVVVEHDEAMIRAADHVLEIGPEPGARGGEVVFQGDVAALLRSPRSITGRYLSGRESVEIPAQRRPCRSLLAGDKKSPTAWLHFHRASKHNIRDLSFRLPLQRLVCLSGVSGSGKSTLLDNVIYQGLLTQRNQMTEDPATFESITCSQLSTLNSQPSSVSQLSALSSQLFSEIVLVDQSPLSRTPRSNPALYSEAWDLIRELYAQTPAAQEAGFNASSFSFNSGEGRCDHCQGLGSERVEMQFLSDVFVPCPICEGRRFKPEVLVIQWNGRSVADLLNTTITDALALFAEHATIRSRLAALDAVGLGYLTLGQPLNTLSGGESQRLKLVRYLSEYAGTTGAATTSGGALLLLDEPTTGLHRHDVKRLLSVLQRIVDRGHSVIVIEHNLDVLKSADWILEVGPEAGAGGGRIVAEGPPEQIAAAETATSPFLRAALADNEPVLAAAEDAAPYVAAPSARNSHTLELLGARENNLKNISLSIPHRELSVVTGVSGSGKSTLAFDIIFAEGQRRFMESMSPYARQFVEQLPRPDIDRLTGIPPTVAIEQRVTRGSRKSTVATITEVAQYLRLLYARLGIQHHPDTDRPVTPLSPAQMRGLLDKTLATPAARKAKHLYLCAPLIRGRKGHHEPIAKWIGKQGYELMRADGRLLRVDTFTKLDRYKEHDIEVVVADLKSAGTTSPAVASAKAGRARHVQDALTTALRLGKGSCFLLTPDGKVLSWFSTTRTDIETGESFPELDPKHFSFNSPKGWCPTCRGHGRIFDWMLKPDEDGEMSDEVADALRHFDPDDPSSDGKVCPTCHGERLNRIARAVKLPLKKKPSALSPQLSAISLPALLRLTPEQLIATLRHLQLETRGKLITQDIVPQIEERLRFLAHVGLDYLALDRPTETLSGGEAQRIRLAAQLGSNLTGVLYVLDEPSIGLHARDNDRLIETLQALRTKGNTLLVVEHDDVLMERADRIIDLGPGAGLHGGNVLANGTPAEIKANAESLTGLFLAKGIAHPLRGAYREVVAGVADPGKKPGSTTRATNFLSLTAINYRNLSDQSLALPLGRLVMVCGPSGAGKSTLFRDVLHPAVTCAIKHNKARLTGRDFVKLTGFATDDSQPSTLHSPLPFAELRSANGFKSVIEVDQSPIGKTPRSTPATYLGIFDLIRQFFASLPESKVRGYSASRFSFNTAGGRCEACSGAGRIKLEMAFMPDSYQPCDSCRGSRYGAELADIQWKGKNIGQVLQLSFEEAAAFFDFHAQLKEVCELMVACGLGYLTLGQSSPTLSGGEAQRLKLVTELTKGLQSYTERSRGIAIKNLYLLEEPTIGLHLSDCEKLIRVLHNLVEQGHTVVVIEHHLDLLAEADWLIELGPSGGPNGGEILYQGPLAGIQKVKRSPTAPYLRDKLKAAAR comes from the coding sequence ATTTCAGTGCGCCCCTCCTCGCCTGAATTCATCCGCCTGCGCGGCGTCCGCCAGAACAACCTCAAGGGCTTCGACCTCGATCTGCCGCTCGGCAAATACATCGTCGTCACCGGGCTGAGCGGCGCGGGCAAGTCCTCGCTCGTGTTCGACACGCTCCACGCCGAGGGACAGCGGCGCTACGTCGAAACCTTCTCCGCCTACACGCGCCAATTCCTCGACCTCCTCGACAAGCCCAAGGTCGACTCCGTCGAAAACATCCGCCCGTCCATCGCCATCGAGCAGACCAACACGGTCAAGACCTCGCGCTCGACCGTCGGCACGATGACCGAGCTCACCGACTTCGCGAAAGTCTGGTTCAGCCACGTCTCCGAGTGCTTCGATCCGGCCACCGGCGAAAAGGTCGAGGACGACACCCCGCAGACCATTTGGGCAAAGACCTTCGCCGCGCATCCCGCCGCCACGCTCCTCGTCGCTTTCAAAGTCGCGAAGCCCGACAAACTGCCATGGTCCGAAATCCTCCCGCCGCTCAAGAACCAAGGCTACACGCGCGTCCTCACGCCGGATAAAAAGTCGGACGCCCTCGCGCTCGCCACGCTCGACGATCTCCTCGCGGCGAAACCCGATTCCGCGCTCAAACACGCGACGCACCTCTTCGTCGTGCAGGACCGCCTGCGCATCGCCGCGGAAAGCAAATCGCGCTTCCTCGAAGCAACCGAAACCGCCCTCCACTTCGGCCAAGGCGAGGTGTTCCTCTTCAGCGCCAACTCCGCGCCCGTCGCTTCCGGCTCTCAGCCCTCAGCTCTCAGCTCTCAGCCTTTCCCCCCCGCCGGCCACTACTCCCGCGGCCTGCACTCGCCGAAGACCGGCCGCACCTTCCGTCCCGCCTCGCCCGCGCTGTTCTCCTTCAACTCGCCCGTCGGCGCATGTCCGGTCTGCCGTGGCTTCGGCCGCGTGATCGATATCGATTACCGCCTCGCGATCCCCGACCACTCGCTCTCGATCGAGCAGGGCGCCGTGAAGCCGTGGGAAGGCGAAATCTACGGCGAGTCGAAGCGCGACCTCCTGCAGTTCACCAAGAAACTCGGTATCCCGACCAACATCCCGTTCGCCGACCTCACGCCCGAGCACAAGGCGTTCATTATCGACGGCTCGCCCGGCTACGACAGCGAGGACCCGACGCGCCGCTGGCCGAAGTTCTGGTATGGGTTGAGGGGTTTCTTCCGCTACCTCGAGAAGACGACCTACAAGATGCACGTGCGCGTCTTCCTCTCGCGCTACCGCGCCTACAACCCGTGCCCCGAGTGTCACGGCGCGCGGCTCCAGCCCGAGGCCCTCTGCTGGAAATGGCGCGGCTACACGCTCCCCCAACTCTACCAACTCCCCGTCAGCGACCTCCTCGCGCTCGTCCGCGAACACGGTGCGCCCAAGCGCGACTCCGCCGACACTTCCGCCCGCCACCAGCGCGACCTCGCCTACGACTCCATCGTCACGCGGCTCCGTTACCTCGAGCAAGTCGGCCTCGGCTACCTCACGCTCGACCGCTCCTCGCGCACGCTGTCCGGTGGCGAAGTCGAGCGCGTCAACCTCACCTCCTGCCTCGGCACGTCGCTCGTGGATACGCTCTTCGTCCTCGACGAACCGTCCGTCGGCCTGCATCCGCGCGACATCGACCGCCTCATCGGCATCATCCGCACGCTCACCGACGCCGGCAACACCGTGGTCGTCGTCGAACACGACGAGGCGATGATCCGCGCCGCCGACCACGTGCTCGAAATCGGACCCGAGCCCGGCGCCCGCGGCGGCGAAGTCGTTTTCCAAGGCGACGTCGCCGCGTTGCTCCGCTCGCCGCGCAGCATCACCGGCCGCTACCTCTCCGGCCGCGAATCCGTTGAAATCCCCGCCCAACGCCGCCCCTGTAGGAGCCTGCTCGCAGGCGACAAAAAATCCCCGACCGCCTGGCTCCACTTCCACCGCGCCTCGAAGCACAACATCCGCGACCTCAGCTTCCGCCTGCCGCTCCAACGCCTCGTATGTCTCTCGGGCGTATCCGGCTCCGGCAAATCCACGCTGCTCGACAACGTCATCTACCAAGGCCTGCTCACGCAGCGAAACCAGATGACCGAGGACCCGGCGACGTTCGAGTCCATCACCTGCTCTCAACTCTCAACCCTCAACTCTCAACCTTCCTCCGTCTCTCAGCTCTCAGCTCTCAGCTCTCAGCTTTTCTCCGAGATCGTCCTCGTTGACCAGTCGCCCCTCTCGCGCACGCCGCGCTCCAATCCCGCGCTCTACAGCGAGGCGTGGGACCTTATCCGCGAGCTCTACGCGCAGACACCGGCCGCACAGGAAGCCGGCTTCAACGCCTCGAGCTTCTCCTTCAACAGCGGCGAAGGCCGCTGCGACCACTGCCAGGGACTCGGCAGCGAACGCGTCGAGATGCAGTTTCTTTCCGACGTTTTCGTCCCCTGCCCCATTTGCGAAGGCCGCCGCTTCAAGCCGGAGGTGCTCGTCATCCAGTGGAACGGCCGATCCGTCGCCGACCTGCTCAACACGACGATCACCGACGCGCTCGCGCTCTTCGCCGAGCACGCCACGATTCGCTCGCGCCTCGCCGCGCTCGACGCCGTCGGCCTCGGCTACCTCACGCTCGGCCAGCCGCTCAACACCCTCTCCGGCGGCGAATCGCAGCGTCTCAAGCTCGTCCGCTACCTGAGCGAATATGCCGGCACCACTGGAGCCGCCACGACCAGCGGCGGCGCGCTGCTCCTCCTCGACGAACCGACCACCGGCCTGCATCGCCACGACGTGAAGCGCCTGTTGTCCGTCCTGCAGCGCATCGTCGACCGCGGCCACAGCGTGATCGTCATCGAGCATAACCTCGACGTCCTGAAGTCCGCCGACTGGATCCTCGAAGTCGGCCCCGAAGCCGGCGCCGGTGGCGGCCGCATCGTCGCCGAAGGCCCGCCCGAACAAATCGCCGCCGCCGAGACCGCGACCTCACCGTTCCTCCGCGCCGCGCTCGCGGATAACGAGCCCGTGCTCGCCGCTGCCGAAGACGCAGCGCCCTACGTTGCCGCGCCGAGCGCTCGCAATAGCCACACGCTCGAGCTCCTCGGCGCGCGCGAGAACAACCTCAAGAACATCTCCCTCTCGATCCCGCATCGCGAGCTCTCCGTCGTCACCGGCGTCTCCGGCTCCGGCAAGTCCACCCTCGCGTTCGACATCATCTTCGCCGAGGGCCAGCGCCGCTTCATGGAATCGATGTCGCCCTACGCGCGCCAGTTCGTCGAACAGCTGCCGCGGCCCGACATCGACCGTCTCACCGGCATCCCGCCAACCGTCGCCATCGAGCAACGCGTCACGCGCGGGTCGCGCAAGTCCACCGTCGCGACGATCACCGAGGTCGCGCAATACCTCCGCCTCCTCTACGCGCGCCTCGGCATCCAGCACCACCCGGACACCGACCGACCCGTCACGCCGCTCTCGCCCGCCCAGATGCGCGGCCTGCTCGACAAGACCCTCGCCACGCCCGCCGCGCGCAAGGCCAAGCATCTCTATCTCTGCGCCCCGCTCATCCGCGGCCGCAAGGGCCACCACGAGCCAATCGCGAAATGGATCGGCAAACAGGGCTACGAACTCATGCGCGCCGACGGCCGCCTGTTGCGCGTCGACACCTTCACCAAGCTCGACCGCTACAAGGAGCACGACATTGAAGTGGTGGTGGCCGATCTCAAATCGGCCGGCACCACTTCACCCGCCGTAGCCTCGGCGAAGGCGGGCCGCGCGCGGCACGTTCAAGATGCGCTCACCACGGCCCTGCGCCTCGGCAAAGGCTCCTGCTTCCTCCTCACGCCCGACGGCAAAGTGCTCTCGTGGTTCTCCACCACGCGCACCGACATCGAGACCGGCGAGTCTTTCCCGGAACTCGACCCGAAGCATTTCTCGTTCAACTCGCCCAAAGGCTGGTGTCCGACCTGTCGCGGCCACGGCCGCATTTTCGACTGGATGCTCAAGCCCGACGAGGACGGGGAAATGTCCGACGAGGTCGCGGACGCGCTCCGACATTTCGACCCCGACGACCCGAGCTCCGACGGCAAGGTTTGCCCCACGTGCCACGGCGAACGCCTCAATCGCATTGCGCGCGCCGTGAAGCTGCCGCTGAAAAAGAAGCCCTCAGCTCTCAGCCCTCAGCTCTCAGCTATTTCCCTGCCCGCGCTCCTCCGCCTCACGCCCGAGCAACTCATCGCCACGCTGCGCCATCTCCAGCTCGAGACCCGCGGCAAACTCATCACGCAGGACATCGTGCCCCAGATCGAGGAGCGCCTGCGCTTCCTCGCCCACGTCGGCCTCGACTACCTCGCGCTCGACCGACCGACAGAAACCCTCTCCGGCGGCGAAGCTCAGCGCATCCGCCTCGCCGCGCAACTCGGCTCGAACCTCACCGGCGTGCTCTACGTCCTCGATGAGCCCTCCATCGGCCTGCACGCCCGCGACAACGACCGGTTGATCGAGACGCTTCAGGCGCTGCGCACCAAGGGCAACACGCTGCTCGTCGTCGAGCACGACGACGTTCTCATGGAGCGCGCCGACCGCATCATCGACCTCGGCCCCGGCGCCGGTCTGCACGGCGGCAACGTCCTCGCCAACGGCACGCCCGCGGAGATCAAGGCCAACGCCGAATCCCTCACCGGACTCTTCCTCGCCAAGGGCATCGCGCACCCGCTGCGCGGCGCGTATCGGGAAGTTGTAGCCGGGGTCGCTGACCCCGGCAAGAAACCCGGGTCAACGACCCGGGCGACAAATTTCCTTTCACTCACCGCCATCAACTACCGCAACCTCAGCGACCAGTCCCTCGCCCTCCCGCTCGGCCGCCTCGTGATGGTTTGCGGCCCGAGCGGCGCGGGCAAATCCACGCTCTTCCGCGACGTGCTGCACCCCGCCGTCACCTGCGCGATCAAGCACAACAAAGCGCGTCTCACCGGCCGCGACTTCGTCAAGCTCACCGGCTTCGCCACCGACGACTCTCAACCCTCCACTCTCCACTCCCCACTTCCCTTCGCAGAACTCCGCTCCGCGAACGGCTTCAAGTCCGTCATCGAGGTCGACCAATCGCCCATCGGCAAAACGCCGCGCTCCACGCCCGCGACCTACCTCGGCATCTTCGACCTCATCCGCCAGTTCTTCGCCTCGCTGCCCGAGTCGAAAGTGCGCGGCTACAGCGCCAGCCGTTTCTCGTTCAACACCGCCGGCGGACGCTGCGAAGCCTGCTCCGGCGCCGGCCGCATCAAGCTCGAGATGGCGTTCATGCCCGATTCGTATCAGCCGTGCGACTCGTGCCGCGGCTCACGCTACGGCGCGGAGCTCGCTGACATTCAGTGGAAGGGCAAAAACATCGGCCAAGTTCTCCAACTCTCGTTCGAGGAAGCCGCCGCGTTCTTCGACTTCCACGCGCAGCTGAAGGAAGTCTGCGAACTCATGGTCGCGTGCGGACTCGGCTATCTCACGCTCGGCCAGAGCAGCCCGACGCTCTCCGGCGGCGAAGCGCAGCGCCTGAAGCTCGTCACCGAGCTGACGAAAGGCCTGCAAAGCTACACCGAGCGCTCGCGCGGCATCGCGATCAAGAATCTCTACCTCCTCGAGGAACCGACGATCGGCTTGCACCTCAGCGACTGCGAGAAACTGATCCGCGTGCTGCACAACCTCGTCGAGCAAGGCCACACCGTCGTCGTGATCGAGCATCACCTCGACCTCCTCGCGGAGGCCGACTGGCTGATTGAGCTCGGACCCAGCGGCGGCCCCAACGGCGGCGAGATCCTCTACCAAGGGCCGCTCGCCGGGATTCAGAAGGTGAAACGCAGCCCGACCGCACCTTACCTGCGCGATAAGTTGAAAGCGGCTGCGCGCTGA
- a CDS encoding exopolygalacturonase, producing the protein MRLSLILLAAFFAAVSSSVFGRDFAVIDFGATPNDATLDTAAIQRAIDAAGAAGGGRVVLAGGTFRSGALFLRQGVEFHVAAGATLMGSNRIEDYPRAPTRIEGKRQEWRVALLNAANLSGVRFTGSGVVDGNGRVFWAAFWQRRKENPKCTNLEVERPRLMFLDSCRDVRIEGLTCRDSGFWNLHLYRCRDVTIDGVTITAPDSGPIRAPSTDGIDLDSCRDVVVRRTHISVGDDCIALKGTKGPHADQDADSPPVENILIEDCTFGDGAGVVTCGSEATLVRNVTVRRCKLTSGNNVLSLKLRPDTPQRYEDILVEDIEVNVVGTGRILKVQPWSQFYDLAGQPPPHSRIKNVTVRNVRGTIGSIGTLLTHDTATIEGFTLENIDVKAADAKLAVGKNVELAVRNVMVNGAPLERVTR; encoded by the coding sequence ATGAGACTCTCGCTGATCCTACTCGCGGCGTTTTTCGCCGCGGTTTCGAGCTCCGTATTTGGCCGCGATTTCGCGGTCATCGATTTCGGGGCCACGCCAAACGACGCCACACTCGACACCGCGGCGATCCAGCGCGCGATCGACGCGGCCGGTGCGGCCGGTGGCGGGCGTGTGGTGCTGGCGGGCGGCACGTTTCGCAGCGGGGCGCTATTTCTCCGGCAAGGCGTGGAGTTCCACGTCGCCGCCGGTGCGACGCTCATGGGTTCGAACCGGATCGAGGACTATCCGCGCGCGCCGACGCGCATCGAGGGCAAGCGGCAGGAGTGGCGCGTGGCTTTGCTCAACGCGGCGAATCTCTCCGGCGTGCGCTTCACCGGTTCCGGCGTGGTGGACGGCAACGGCAGGGTGTTCTGGGCCGCGTTCTGGCAGCGCCGGAAGGAAAACCCCAAATGCACGAACCTCGAGGTGGAGCGTCCGCGCCTGATGTTTCTCGACTCGTGCCGCGACGTGCGGATCGAAGGGCTGACGTGCCGCGACTCGGGCTTTTGGAACCTCCATCTCTATCGTTGCCGCGATGTCACCATCGACGGCGTGACGATCACGGCCCCTGATTCCGGTCCTATCCGCGCCCCGAGCACGGACGGCATCGACCTCGACAGCTGTCGCGATGTCGTCGTGCGCCGCACGCACATCTCCGTGGGCGACGATTGCATCGCGCTGAAAGGCACTAAGGGCCCGCACGCCGACCAGGACGCGGACAGCCCGCCGGTGGAGAACATCCTGATTGAGGATTGCACGTTCGGCGACGGCGCGGGCGTAGTGACTTGCGGCAGCGAGGCCACGCTCGTGCGCAATGTCACGGTGCGCCGCTGCAAGCTAACGTCAGGGAACAACGTCCTCAGTCTCAAGCTGCGTCCCGATACGCCGCAGCGCTACGAGGACATCCTCGTCGAGGACATCGAGGTGAACGTCGTAGGCACCGGGCGGATTCTGAAAGTGCAGCCGTGGTCGCAGTTCTACGATCTCGCCGGCCAGCCGCCGCCGCATTCGCGGATCAAGAATGTCACGGTGCGTAACGTGCGCGGCACGATCGGGAGCATCGGGACACTCCTCACTCACGACACCGCGACGATCGAGGGTTTCACGCTTGAGAACATCGATGTGAAGGCGGCGGACGCGAAACTCGCGGTCGGCAAGAACGTCGAGCTCGCGGTGCGCAATGTGATGGTGAATGGCGCGCCGCTCGAGCGCGTGACGAGGTAG